One Cannabis sativa cultivar Pink pepper isolate KNU-18-1 unplaced genomic scaffold, ASM2916894v1 Contig4, whole genome shotgun sequence DNA segment encodes these proteins:
- the LOC133033349 gene encoding uncharacterized protein LOC133033349 → MVILSETRLVLDKFEKLIHKLHFIEFVYIPPIGLSGGYGVCWKQGVVCKVKEADKNALLGSIESDPPGTKWNFIGIYGPPTMSGREDFWNRIGDSIVNESSPTILIGDLNGTLADHECLNYANQRNSARYSFDLRRIVARTGLVDLGCLGGKFTWFQKASQSTGGALVRRARLDRALASIDWRILFPNAVVELLTVGTSDHKPILLNTEGGTRCLKPQFKYELMWGRDPRCFWIVRNAWRDNLHHDPMVNLYRKLRKTKEHLKTWNKTHFGKIQQQVADAKKTLDRIESSNNMQIAEFDEARAKLNEALSREEILWRQKSRVAWLKEGDRCTKFFIASTVIRRRKNFIQTLKKENGEWVNDIKVIAKMFIDKFNGTFSKNPFTSSPEENIVCNNLITESDNRNLICIPSAKEIEDCLRSMGHDKAPSPDGMPTGFYLQHWNVVKRDFIDMVTHFFLTMDLPQFINNTNIVLVPKKDCPTGVNDYRPIALCNVAYKCISKVLALRLKHVLPSIISPEQTAFVHGRLIAENTTVAREIVHSMSKKKGKKGFMMIKLDMEKAYDKMDWSFILATLKGLGFHRTFVNWVEKCIMAKQMGLLINGSVHGTLSPSCGLRQGDPLSPALFIIAADVLSRLIAGRKAEGRLEGFKLSREGPAVTHLMFADDLILFGRASLKEAKEFVKCLEDYCSWSGQAVNYQKSTVFFSKGVPVRCATYIAEFAKYEENEEGCLLPGASPL, encoded by the coding sequence ATGGTGATTCTATCTGAAACAAGGTTGGTTcttgataaatttgaaaaactgATTCATAAACTTCATTTTATTGAGTTTGTGTACATACCTCCAATTGGTCTCTCGGGCGGGTATGGGGTATGTTGGAAACAAGGGGTTGTTTGCAAGGTTAAGGAAGCGGATAAAAATGCTCTGCTTGGTTCGATTGAATCTGACCCTCCTGGTACCAAATGGAACTTCATTGGAATATATGGGCCGCCTACAATGTCAGGAAGAGAAGATTTCTGGAATCGTATTGGAGACTCGATAGTAAACGAATCGTCACCCACGATCCTTATTGGTGACTTGAATGGAACACTTGCAGATCATGAATGCCTAAACTATGCCAATCAGAGGAATTCAGCTAGATACTCCTTTGACTTGAGGAGAATTGTGGCGAGAACCGGCTTGGTAGATCTTGGTTGCCTTGGCGGAAAATTCACCTGGTTCCAAAAGGCCTCTCAATCTACTGGGGGAGCTTTGGTTAGAAGAGCAAGGCTAGACAGGGCCTTAGCCTCCATAGATTGGAGAATTTTATTTCCAAATGCGGTTGTTGAGCTCCTCACAGTTGGTACTTCGGATCACAAACCAATCCTTCTAAATACTGAGGGGGGAACAAGGTGTTTGAAGCCTCAATTCAAATATGAGTTAATGTGGGGGAGGGATCCGAGATGCTTCTGGATAGTGCGAAATGCTTGGCGAGACAATCTTCACCATGACCCAATGGTGAACTTATACAGGAAACTAAGGAAAACAAAGGAACATCTGAAGACATGGAATAAAACGCACTTTGGGAAAATCCAACAACAAGTGGCTGATGCCAAAAAGACTCTGGATAGGATCGAAAGTTCCAATAATATGCAGATTGCGGAGTTTGATGAAGCTAGAGCCAAGTTGAATGAGGCGCTTAGTAGGGAAGAGATCTTATGGAGACAAAAGTCTCGTGTTGCTTGGTTAAAAGAGGGAGATCGTTGCACAAAATTCTTCATCGCCTCAACGGTGATTAGGCGTAGAAAGAATTTCATACAGACTCTGAAGAAGGAAAATGGCGAATGGGTCAACGACATCAAGGTCATTGCAAAGATGTTTATCGACAAGTTTAATGGCACCTTCTCCAAGAATCCTTTTACAAGTTCACCAGAGGAGAACATAGTGTGTAATAATCTGATTACTGAGAGTGATAATAGGAATCTTATATGCATTCCTTCAGCCAAAGAAATAGAAGACTGTCTTAGATCGATGGGGCATGATAAGGCTCCAAGCCCAGATGGGATGCCGACGGGATTTTACCTTCAACATTGGAACGTGGTGAAACGGGATTTCATTGACATGGTGACACATTTCTTTTTGACAATGGATCTTCCCCAGTTTATAAACAACACTAACATTGTGTTAGTTCCAAAAAAAGATTGTCCCACTGGGGTCAATGACTACAGACCGATTGCGCTATGCAATGTAGCGTATAAATGCATCTCCAAAGTTTTGGCTCTCCGGTTGAAGCATGTTCTGCCCTCCATCATATCTCCGGAGCAAACCGCTTTCGTTCATGGAAGACTAATTGCGGAAAACACTACAGTAGCTAGGGAAATCGTTCACTCTATGAGtaagaaaaaaggaaagaaaggatttatgatgatcaaacttgatATGGAGAAGGCCTATGATAAGATGGACTGGAGCTTTATCCTGGCTACTTTGAAGGGGTTAGGTTTTCATCGAACTTTTGTTAATTGGGTGGAGAAATGCATTATGGCCAAACAAATGGGGCTGCTTATTAATGGCTCGGTCCATGGAACTCTGTCCCCTTCCTGTGGTCTTCGTCAGGGCGACCCTCTCTCCCCTGCTCTCTTTATCATTGCAGCTGATGTTCTCTCAAGACTGATTGCGGGTAGAAAGGCAGAGGGTCGTCTGGAAGGCTTCAAATTATCTAGAGAAGGGCCGGCTGTCACCCACTTGATGTTTGCAgatgatttaattttatttgggcGAGCTTC